A single Quadrisphaera setariae DNA region contains:
- a CDS encoding DUF3072 domain-containing protein produces the protein MTENASSNDSHSHAQTSPDEAGTGSQADPTAVKDPETWVTGDEPATGAQLSYLSTLATEAGEQVPDDLTKAHASEMIDELKARSSRVSEG, from the coding sequence ATGACCGAGAACGCGTCTTCGAACGACTCCCACTCGCACGCGCAGACCTCGCCCGACGAGGCCGGCACCGGCTCGCAGGCCGACCCGACCGCGGTCAAGGACCCGGAGACCTGGGTCACCGGTGACGAGCCCGCCACCGGTGCGCAGCTCAGCTACCTGAGCACCCTGGCCACCGAGGCCGGCGAGCAGGTCCCCGACGACCTCACCAAGGCGCACGCCTCGGAGATGATCGACGAGCTGAAGGCGCGCAGCTCCCGGGTCTCCGAGGGCTGA